Proteins encoded together in one Gemmatimonadota bacterium DH-78 window:
- the fbp gene encoding class 1 fructose-bisphosphatase yields MLDTHIVTLSRHIVEQERRFPEATGQFTNVLFDLALAAKVIGREVNKAGIVDVIGRTDQVNVHGETVQKLDEYADLVVLNAMDHTGNLCCMASEEHEDVIAIPERFPTGEYVLMYDPLDGSSNIDVNVSIGTIFSIHRKVSKGPRGALEDCLQVGRRQVAAGYVVYGSSTMLVYTSGAGVHGFTLDPSIGEFVLSHPDVTLPDPPNRVYSVNEAYAPRWGEGQRAFVAELKEEGYTQRYIGSLVSDFHRTLLRGGIFMYPPDLRQPQGKLRLLYEAAPLAFIAEQAGGRASTGEIDIMDVVPTELHQRTPLFMGSKGMVDRAEEFLARDRAIL; encoded by the coding sequence ATGCTCGATACGCACATCGTCACGCTCTCCCGACACATCGTCGAGCAGGAACGGCGGTTTCCGGAGGCGACCGGCCAGTTCACCAACGTTCTCTTCGACCTCGCGCTGGCCGCGAAGGTGATCGGACGCGAGGTGAACAAGGCCGGGATCGTGGACGTGATCGGACGCACGGATCAGGTGAACGTGCACGGGGAAACGGTGCAGAAGCTCGACGAGTACGCCGATCTCGTGGTGCTCAACGCCATGGACCACACGGGCAACCTGTGCTGCATGGCGTCCGAGGAGCACGAAGACGTGATCGCGATCCCGGAGCGCTTCCCCACCGGGGAGTACGTACTCATGTACGACCCGCTCGACGGCTCGTCGAACATCGACGTGAACGTGTCGATCGGGACGATCTTCTCGATCCACCGGAAGGTGTCGAAGGGCCCGCGCGGCGCGCTCGAAGACTGCCTGCAGGTCGGCCGCAGACAGGTGGCCGCGGGCTACGTGGTGTACGGGTCGTCCACGATGCTCGTCTACACGAGTGGGGCGGGGGTGCACGGGTTCACCCTCGACCCGTCGATCGGCGAGTTCGTGCTGAGCCACCCCGACGTCACCCTTCCCGATCCGCCGAACCGGGTGTACTCGGTGAACGAGGCCTACGCCCCGCGGTGGGGCGAGGGACAGCGCGCCTTCGTGGCCGAGCTCAAGGAAGAGGGCTACACCCAGCGCTACATCGGCTCGCTGGTGTCCGACTTCCATCGCACCCTGCTGCGCGGCGGCATCTTCATGTATCCGCCGGACCTGCGGCAGCCCCAGGGCAAGCTGCGCCTGCTCTACGAAGCCGCCCCGCTGGCCTTCATCGCGGAACAGGCGGGGGGGCGGGCGAGCACGGGGGAGATCGACATCATGGACGTGGTGCCCACCGAACTCCACCAGAGAACGCCCCTCTTCATGGGCTCGAAGGGCATGGTGGACCGCGCCGAGGAGTTTCTCGCCCGAGACAGAGCGATACTCTGA